From a single Candoia aspera isolate rCanAsp1 chromosome 2, rCanAsp1.hap2, whole genome shotgun sequence genomic region:
- the OXLD1 gene encoding oxidoreductase-like domain-containing protein 1 — MLHLGVFRCRRRLAGTFGTSEAGQNYIYLSGGPEDSDTTALSLLKRSCHRLVNIGRLPAALLGSGQRRFGANPESSNGTQNAASLKDKSCSEKEAASSGNPFITPPILHPPTTCCMSGCHNCVWIAYAEELLKYYRDGGDQALAAVEKHVQDENIKAFLKMEIKLRMKKD, encoded by the exons ATGTTGCATTTGGGGGTTTTCCGCTGCCGTCGCAGGTTGGCGGGGACTTTTGGCACATCAGAAGCGGGGCAG AACTATATATATCTGTCTGGGGGCCCTGAGGATAGTGATACAACAGCACTGTCCCTGCTGAAAAGATCCTGCCATAGGTTAGTCAATATAGGGCGGCTCCCTGCAGCGCTACTAGGCAGCGGACAGCGCCGCTTCGGTGCAAATCCCGAGAGCAGTAACGGCACCCAAAACGCTGCTTCCCTGAAGGACAAGTCGTGCTCTGAGAAGGAAGCTGCTTCTTCGGGAAACCCTTTTATCACCCCCCCAATACTTCACCCTCCCACAACTTGTTGTATGAGTGGATGCCACAACTGCGTCTGGATCGCTTATGCAGAAGAGCTTCTGAAATACTACAGGGACGGGGGAGATCAGGCCTTGGCAGCCGTGGAGAAGCACGTACAGGATGAAAATATTAAAGCGTTCTTAAAGATGGAAATTAAGCTCCGCATGAAGAAAGACTGA